The following coding sequences lie in one Thermomicrobium sp. 4228-Ro genomic window:
- a CDS encoding MFS transporter translates to MGDESIQANGAVQRTAWRLFVGSLLNEGAIGFFFTLWPLYIASLGAAPSEIGLVIGTAGILRLLFLLPSGWLVDRLPLRLLIAGMRAVAAFGFALCALAREWWQLFPGVVAISLGVVAFPALSTLIAGLASEGEARTRYFTLIYTVAPSIATIVTPAAAGWLAEHWGLRATLVAASAATASAALIFWTIRLPTDLATTRGEGSYRELLTIRPIALSAILMVGTIGGIMLGWVLAPNYLQEVHSLSLEQIGWLGSIAAVGSTVLSLAVSRNRWLQHPFNTLLVATGAVVAGFLLLLIGNHFAIFVLAYLLRGGFLVAWSAFYAVFGLITPEQLRSRVFAVAEILGGLGSTIAPFLAGILYEFDTRLPIVTGLACTAVVVVATRLVQRSTDRAMPLARPLR, encoded by the coding sequence ATGGGAGACGAATCGATCCAGGCAAACGGAGCTGTCCAGCGGACAGCGTGGCGTCTCTTCGTCGGATCGCTCCTCAACGAGGGAGCGATCGGTTTCTTTTTCACGCTCTGGCCTCTGTACATCGCTTCGCTCGGCGCGGCACCATCCGAGATCGGGCTCGTCATCGGGACAGCCGGGATCCTGCGGCTGCTCTTCTTGCTCCCATCAGGCTGGCTGGTTGACCGTCTCCCTTTGCGCCTCCTGATTGCCGGGATGCGTGCCGTTGCCGCTTTCGGGTTCGCCTTGTGCGCGCTCGCGCGGGAGTGGTGGCAGCTCTTCCCCGGCGTCGTCGCGATCAGCCTGGGTGTCGTGGCCTTCCCCGCATTGAGCACCCTGATCGCCGGACTCGCCAGTGAAGGCGAAGCACGGACACGCTATTTCACACTGATCTACACGGTCGCCCCCTCGATCGCCACGATCGTGACACCGGCGGCTGCGGGTTGGCTGGCCGAGCACTGGGGACTGCGGGCAACGCTGGTCGCCGCGAGTGCGGCGACCGCCTCGGCAGCGCTCATCTTCTGGACGATTCGTCTTCCTACTGATCTGGCTACCACCCGGGGAGAAGGATCGTATCGCGAACTCCTGACCATTCGCCCGATTGCGCTCTCGGCGATACTCATGGTCGGAACGATCGGTGGCATCATGCTCGGCTGGGTGCTGGCACCGAACTATCTCCAGGAGGTGCACAGCCTGAGTCTCGAGCAGATCGGTTGGCTCGGCTCGATCGCGGCAGTTGGGAGCACCGTCTTGAGCCTGGCGGTCAGTCGCAACCGGTGGTTACAGCACCCCTTCAACACGCTGCTCGTCGCCACTGGCGCCGTGGTCGCTGGGTTTCTCCTGCTGCTGATCGGGAATCACTTCGCTATCTTCGTTCTCGCGTATCTCCTTCGTGGCGGTTTCCTGGTCGCCTGGTCGGCGTTCTACGCAGTATTCGGGCTCATCACACCTGAGCAGCTGCGGTCACGCGTGTTCGCTGTCGCGGAGATTCTCGGCGGACTCGGATCGACGATCGCCCCCTTCCTCGCGGGCATCCTGTACGAGTTCGACACGCGTCTACCCATCGTCACGGGACTCGCCTGCACTGCTGTCGTGGTAGTCGCAACGCGGCTCGTCCAACGCAGCACTGATCGTGCGATGCCACTCGCGAGACCGCTGCGGTGA
- a CDS encoding zinc-ribbon domain containing protein, with amino-acid sequence MSFGFVDKVLTCRDCGTQFVFTAGEQQFYADKGFTNEPSRCPTCRAAARSRRSARGEGGSYRSREPRESRQDRPMYPAICSDCGRETMVPFLPRQDRPVYCSDCFRARRQVSSSY; translated from the coding sequence ATGAGTTTCGGGTTCGTTGACAAGGTCCTGACTTGCCGCGACTGCGGCACGCAGTTCGTCTTCACCGCGGGCGAGCAGCAGTTCTACGCTGACAAGGGGTTCACGAACGAGCCGTCGCGCTGCCCCACCTGTCGTGCGGCTGCGCGTTCCCGGCGTTCGGCGCGTGGCGAGGGCGGTTCGTACCGGAGCCGCGAGCCGCGCGAGTCCCGGCAGGATCGCCCCATGTATCCGGCGATCTGTAGCGACTGCGGTCGGGAGACGATGGTTCCGTTCCTGCCCCGGCAGGATCGTCCCGTCTATTGCTCCGACTGCTTCCGCGCCCGGCGTCAGGTTTCGTCCAGCTACTGA
- a CDS encoding 4a-hydroxytetrahydrobiopterin dehydratase: MPKLDDVAIARALQELPGWQRQGETLVRDFKFKNFREAMTFVNRVAELAEERRHHPDITIRYNRVQLALSTHEAGGITERDVELARAIDALVAQSS, translated from the coding sequence ATGCCGAAGCTCGACGACGTGGCGATCGCTCGCGCGCTCCAGGAGTTGCCCGGGTGGCAGCGCCAAGGAGAGACGCTGGTTCGGGACTTCAAGTTCAAGAACTTCCGCGAAGCGATGACGTTCGTGAACCGGGTAGCCGAACTCGCTGAAGAGCGGCGTCATCACCCGGACATCACGATCCGGTACAACCGCGTGCAGCTCGCGCTGAGTACGCACGAGGCCGGGGGAATTACCGAACGGGACGTGGAGCTGGCCCGCGCGATCGATGCACTGGTCGCTCAGTCGTCCTGA
- the pdhA gene encoding pyruvate dehydrogenase (acetyl-transferring) E1 component subunit alpha: protein MTSTVDGQLPGVALTKSELLEMYRLMVLIRRFEEVAAEQYALGKIAGFLHLYIGEEAVAVGAIRAMDPEDHLVTHYRDHGYALALGLDPRRCMAELFGKATGLVGGRGGSMHFADASKHFWGGYAIVAGLLPIAAGLGLASKYLNQRRVAVAIFGDGATNNGAFHEALNFAALWKLPVLFLCENNQYGMGTAVAHASAVREMYRKACAYDIPAEQVDGQDVLAVYEVTKRALEHCRSENGPYFIEALTYRYRGHSMADPETYRSKEEVEEWRRQRDPIVLFRQKLLSHTVATEEELAALDQAVEEAVAEAVRFAEESPEPDPATLTQYAYADPITVR from the coding sequence ATGACCAGTACAGTCGATGGCCAGCTGCCTGGGGTAGCGCTCACCAAGAGCGAGCTCCTCGAGATGTACCGGTTGATGGTGCTGATCCGGCGTTTCGAGGAAGTGGCAGCTGAGCAGTATGCGCTGGGGAAGATCGCTGGGTTCCTGCACCTGTACATCGGCGAAGAAGCAGTCGCCGTCGGTGCGATCCGAGCGATGGACCCCGAGGATCACCTGGTAACGCACTATCGCGACCACGGCTATGCCCTCGCGCTCGGGCTCGACCCGCGCCGATGCATGGCCGAACTCTTCGGCAAAGCGACCGGGCTGGTCGGCGGCCGCGGTGGATCGATGCACTTCGCCGACGCCTCCAAGCACTTCTGGGGCGGTTATGCGATCGTCGCTGGACTCCTGCCGATCGCAGCCGGGCTGGGGCTGGCGAGCAAATACCTGAACCAGCGCCGCGTCGCGGTCGCGATCTTCGGCGATGGCGCGACGAACAACGGTGCGTTCCACGAGGCGCTCAACTTCGCCGCTCTCTGGAAGCTCCCGGTGCTCTTCCTGTGCGAGAACAACCAGTACGGTATGGGTACGGCGGTTGCTCATGCCTCGGCAGTGCGCGAGATGTACCGCAAGGCCTGCGCCTACGATATCCCAGCCGAGCAGGTCGACGGCCAGGATGTCCTCGCTGTCTACGAAGTGACGAAGCGCGCACTCGAGCACTGCCGGAGCGAGAACGGCCCCTACTTCATCGAGGCACTGACGTACCGCTACCGCGGCCACTCCATGGCCGATCCCGAGACCTACCGTTCCAAAGAGGAAGTCGAGGAGTGGCGGCGTCAGCGCGATCCGATCGTGCTCTTCCGCCAGAAGTTGCTCTCCCACACCGTGGCGACCGAGGAGGAACTGGCGGCGCTCGATCAGGCGGTCGAGGAAGCAGTCGCCGAGGCAGTCCGCTTCGCGGAGGAGAGTCCGGAGCCGGATCCGGCGACGCTGACGCAGTACGCCTACGCTGACCCGATCACCGTGCGCTAG
- a CDS encoding DinB family protein, translating into MLQSLEPLLAYNRWANQTLVRHCRSVDPALLDAAPPAGVYGSIRATLAHIASAEAAYTARLRGEEPQRLPPDADLDQIAASLERTGQALIELAKSIPADRVISYRSPTFGDVSAPAWVIFSQLVVHGCDHRSQLATLFTQFGAPLPPLDVWQFVGIRR; encoded by the coding sequence ATGCTCCAGTCGCTGGAACCGTTGCTGGCGTACAACCGGTGGGCGAACCAGACGCTCGTGCGTCACTGCCGGTCGGTCGACCCGGCACTTCTCGATGCGGCCCCTCCGGCTGGGGTGTACGGATCGATACGGGCCACGCTCGCCCACATCGCCTCGGCGGAAGCCGCCTACACTGCACGCCTGCGCGGCGAGGAACCTCAGCGGCTCCCACCCGATGCCGACCTCGACCAGATCGCTGCCTCGCTCGAGCGCACTGGACAGGCGTTGATCGAGCTCGCCAAGAGCATCCCAGCCGACCGGGTGATCTCGTACCGCTCACCCACGTTCGGTGACGTGTCGGCTCCCGCCTGGGTGATCTTCTCCCAGCTCGTCGTTCACGGGTGCGACCACCGCTCGCAACTGGCGACGCTCTTTACCCAGTTCGGTGCACCGCTCCCACCGCTGGATGTCTGGCAGTTTGTCGGCATCAGGCGCTGA
- the pyk gene encoding pyruvate kinase, with the protein MRERTSVQWHRRAKIVATVGPASWDESILGQLIAAGVDVFRVNAAHNTPEERGPIVARLRAAASRVQRPIAILQDLASWKPRTGPLAGEPFRLIRETRVRLVPGSEPITPERISIDDAELVAQLEPGHRVLISDGLIELAVEAREGAELVARVLRGGELRGRQGVAVPGVLGRPFQLSDRDRADIAFAVEHELEYIGVSFVTKPEDVQAVRQVVQECGGRARLVAKIERPEALAAIREIARLSDAIMVARGDLGVQLSPEEVPIAQKRIIAAARAAGIPCIIATQMLESMTTQPIPTRAEVSDVANAVLEGADALMLSAETATGQYPAEAVAMMHRIIVATEQQLSPASVPESDEPTTIAAAIARTATDLARRWRAVRAIVAITRSGFTAREVARERPAVPIIAVTCDSYIARQLALVWGVSPLALPSFAETSEELIEQAAQAAHATGLVCPQDHAVFVASLRYFPEPGHADTLHLRQL; encoded by the coding sequence GTGCGAGAGCGAACCAGCGTCCAGTGGCACCGTCGAGCGAAGATCGTCGCGACGGTCGGTCCAGCTTCGTGGGACGAGTCGATCCTCGGGCAGCTCATCGCTGCTGGAGTCGATGTCTTCCGCGTCAACGCAGCCCACAACACACCCGAAGAGCGCGGACCGATCGTGGCGCGCCTGCGTGCCGCGGCGAGTCGCGTCCAGCGTCCGATCGCGATCCTGCAAGACTTGGCCAGCTGGAAACCGCGCACTGGTCCGCTGGCGGGCGAGCCGTTCCGACTCATCCGCGAGACGCGCGTGCGGCTGGTGCCCGGCAGCGAGCCGATCACACCGGAGCGGATCAGTATCGACGATGCAGAGCTCGTCGCGCAGCTCGAGCCTGGACATCGGGTTTTGATCAGCGATGGATTGATCGAACTGGCGGTGGAAGCGCGCGAGGGTGCCGAGCTGGTCGCACGCGTCCTGCGTGGTGGAGAGCTGCGCGGGCGCCAGGGGGTGGCTGTCCCCGGTGTGCTCGGCCGACCGTTCCAGTTGAGCGACCGCGATCGCGCTGACATCGCATTCGCTGTGGAGCACGAACTGGAGTACATCGGGGTGAGTTTCGTCACCAAGCCGGAGGACGTCCAGGCAGTGCGACAGGTCGTGCAGGAGTGCGGCGGGCGAGCGCGCCTGGTCGCCAAGATCGAGCGGCCGGAGGCGCTGGCAGCGATCCGCGAGATCGCGCGGCTGAGCGATGCCATCATGGTCGCGCGAGGCGACCTGGGCGTCCAGTTGTCTCCGGAAGAAGTCCCGATCGCGCAAAAGCGCATCATCGCGGCGGCTCGCGCGGCCGGGATTCCCTGCATCATCGCCACCCAGATGCTGGAATCGATGACGACACAGCCGATTCCGACGCGCGCCGAAGTGAGCGATGTCGCGAATGCGGTGCTGGAAGGTGCGGATGCGCTGATGCTGAGTGCCGAGACAGCGACCGGCCAGTATCCGGCCGAGGCGGTGGCGATGATGCATCGCATCATCGTCGCGACCGAGCAACAGCTCAGCCCAGCGTCCGTACCGGAGAGTGACGAGCCGACGACGATCGCGGCGGCGATCGCCCGAACGGCGACCGACCTCGCGCGACGCTGGCGCGCTGTCCGGGCGATTGTCGCGATCACGCGGAGCGGTTTCACTGCCCGGGAGGTCGCGCGCGAGCGGCCCGCGGTACCGATCATCGCCGTGACTTGCGACTCGTATATCGCTCGGCAGCTCGCGCTGGTGTGGGGTGTCTCCCCGCTCGCTCTTCCCTCGTTCGCCGAAACGAGTGAGGAGTTGATCGAACAGGCAGCACAAGCAGCGCACGCCACAGGATTGGTCTGCCCGCAGGATCACGCCGTCTTCGTGGCGAGCCTCCGCTATTTCCCCGAGCCTGGCCATGCCGATACCTTGCATTTGCGTCAGCTGTGA
- a CDS encoding transglycosylase SLT domain-containing protein, with the protein MRALPIRLLVLGVFLVLQPPAALAAQVGTDTFDPTTAQPAVAALWVTLDGGVRYQEAGRSWILGPAIRAVATEPYADAQNGTRTVYYFDKARVEVADPTTSDPRHGLTLGLLVRDMVLGVIQVGDDRFVPVAPAEIPLAGDLENNEHAPTYASLHRLATIGTQAEARRAPARIGQPVTALLARDGSVFPDAVRDSSVRIETYDTDSGHNIPGIFWQWFQAQPLPWLVLTGRPISEPYWVRTRVEGQERLVLVQAFERRVLTYDPQNPDGWRVEWGNAGLHYRVWRGLTAPIQPDDLALASGVPFGEVLVRAARAHGLDPYLFAAVAAVTSHFDPLAETLSGRGLLLAPRAALAGEPYPFDPTRNAERAAAYLASLVAQHGTEAGLAAYLTATGRGTSGEAVRQAADALRQRFPAGTHPLRDRPLVEIGRGHAAYYDPSYSTAWWERTLAAYADWGGAVAGAAPDPNGFYCVHPDFRPGERLLLVANGTALWCTIGDTVAAGHVASWRSRWVIELSWLTFVALGLDRNNDVTVWAPAR; encoded by the coding sequence ATGCGAGCATTGCCGATACGGCTGCTCGTTTTAGGAGTTTTTCTCGTTCTGCAGCCCCCTGCTGCGCTCGCCGCGCAGGTAGGTACCGACACCTTCGACCCGACCACCGCCCAGCCAGCCGTCGCTGCGCTCTGGGTGACACTCGATGGTGGGGTCCGCTACCAGGAAGCTGGCCGGTCTTGGATCCTCGGCCCCGCGATCCGCGCGGTGGCAACCGAACCCTACGCGGACGCTCAGAATGGCACCCGCACCGTCTATTATTTCGACAAGGCGCGCGTCGAAGTCGCCGATCCGACGACCAGCGATCCGCGTCACGGGTTGACACTCGGGCTTCTCGTCCGCGATATGGTGCTGGGCGTTATTCAGGTGGGTGACGACCGCTTCGTACCGGTCGCGCCAGCCGAGATTCCGTTGGCCGGCGATTTGGAGAACAACGAGCATGCGCCGACGTACGCCTCGCTCCACAGGCTCGCGACCATCGGCACGCAGGCTGAAGCGCGCCGGGCACCAGCACGCATCGGCCAGCCAGTCACTGCGCTTCTTGCCCGCGACGGGAGTGTCTTCCCCGACGCGGTGCGCGACTCGTCAGTCCGCATCGAGACGTACGACACCGACAGTGGCCACAACATTCCGGGGATCTTCTGGCAATGGTTCCAGGCGCAACCGCTGCCGTGGCTGGTACTCACTGGCCGCCCGATCAGCGAGCCGTACTGGGTGCGGACTCGCGTCGAGGGGCAGGAACGACTCGTCCTCGTGCAGGCGTTCGAACGGCGTGTCCTTACCTACGATCCGCAGAATCCGGACGGCTGGCGCGTCGAATGGGGTAATGCCGGTCTCCACTACCGCGTGTGGCGCGGACTGACTGCACCGATCCAGCCGGACGATCTCGCTCTGGCGAGCGGCGTTCCTTTTGGCGAAGTCCTGGTCCGAGCTGCTCGCGCCCATGGGCTCGACCCGTATCTGTTCGCTGCAGTGGCCGCTGTGACGAGTCACTTCGATCCGCTCGCCGAGACACTGTCTGGGCGCGGCCTCTTGCTCGCACCACGCGCAGCACTAGCTGGGGAACCATATCCGTTCGATCCGACGCGCAACGCGGAGCGAGCGGCGGCCTACCTGGCCTCGCTCGTCGCCCAACACGGAACCGAGGCGGGACTCGCAGCCTATCTGACAGCGACCGGTCGCGGTACATCGGGCGAGGCCGTCCGGCAAGCAGCGGATGCTCTCCGCCAGCGCTTTCCCGCCGGAACGCATCCGCTGCGTGACCGTCCCCTCGTCGAGATCGGTCGCGGTCACGCCGCCTACTATGATCCGAGCTACAGCACCGCCTGGTGGGAGCGAACGCTGGCTGCCTACGCCGATTGGGGTGGAGCTGTCGCTGGTGCCGCCCCTGACCCCAACGGCTTCTACTGCGTGCATCCGGATTTCCGTCCTGGTGAACGGCTCTTGCTGGTCGCCAACGGCACCGCACTCTGGTGTACGATCGGGGACACGGTCGCTGCCGGTCATGTGGCCAGTTGGCGCAGCCGTTGGGTGATCGAGTTGTCCTGGCTGACGTTCGTCGCCCTCGGCCTCGACCGGAACAACGACGTGACCGTTTGGGCACCGGCACGCTGA
- a CDS encoding adenosine-specific kinase, producing the protein MELVTVPIEKPDHVNIIFGHSHFIKTVEDLHEALVNAVPGIKFGLAFSEASGPRLVRWSGTDPELVELARRNVLAIAAGHCFLIMLGNAYPINVLPAVRNVVEVCTIFCATANPVTVVLADLGEQRAVLGVADGFKPLGIEGDEDIAKRMQFLRQIGYKLGPGVS; encoded by the coding sequence ATCGAACTCGTCACTGTGCCGATCGAGAAGCCCGATCACGTCAACATCATCTTCGGCCACAGTCATTTCATCAAGACGGTCGAGGACTTGCACGAAGCGCTCGTCAATGCCGTACCGGGGATCAAGTTCGGCCTCGCTTTCAGCGAGGCATCCGGACCTCGCCTGGTACGCTGGAGCGGCACCGATCCGGAGCTCGTGGAACTCGCCCGGCGCAACGTCCTCGCCATCGCCGCAGGGCACTGTTTCCTGATCATGCTCGGCAATGCGTACCCGATCAACGTCCTGCCCGCGGTCCGCAACGTCGTCGAGGTCTGCACCATCTTCTGCGCGACAGCGAACCCGGTCACGGTCGTCCTGGCCGATCTCGGGGAGCAGCGGGCGGTCCTCGGCGTCGCCGACGGCTTCAAGCCGCTGGGCATCGAGGGGGACGAGGATATCGCCAAGCGAATGCAGTTCCTGCGGCAGATTGGGTATAAGCTCGGCCCTGGGGTATCATAA
- a CDS encoding FHA domain-containing protein — MSTQVWLGIVFLVLVVVWLGELYWIARRAEERGHDVLHLVSGAAIFFVLAAPLTVFAPGLVERVGDLWAALVRPLDARARERRRSSPRLVMPGRTVPLEQERIRIGRYPNNDIVIDHPTVSAYHAELVRRPDGRYELIDRESRNGTRINGTPVRQAILKDGDQITLGAITVHYLEGSKTLEALNRGGVPLRRR; from the coding sequence ATGAGCACGCAGGTGTGGCTCGGCATCGTCTTCCTCGTGCTCGTCGTGGTCTGGCTCGGTGAACTTTACTGGATCGCGCGGAGAGCTGAGGAGCGGGGCCATGACGTACTCCACCTGGTTTCGGGAGCAGCGATCTTCTTCGTCCTCGCGGCCCCACTCACCGTGTTCGCACCAGGTCTCGTGGAACGGGTCGGTGACCTCTGGGCTGCGCTCGTCCGGCCGCTCGATGCCCGTGCCCGCGAACGGCGACGGAGCAGTCCGCGGTTGGTGATGCCTGGGCGAACGGTACCGCTCGAGCAGGAACGCATCCGCATCGGTCGCTATCCGAACAACGATATTGTCATCGACCACCCGACGGTTTCTGCCTATCATGCGGAACTCGTCCGCCGACCGGACGGGCGCTATGAACTCATCGATCGGGAGAGCCGGAACGGGACGCGGATCAACGGCACGCCGGTCCGGCAAGCGATTCTCAAGGACGGCGATCAGATCACGCTCGGGGCGATCACGGTGCACTATCTGGAGGGGTCGAAGACACTCGAGGCCCTGAACCGCGGTGGGGTGCCGCTCCGTCGCCGATGA
- a CDS encoding threonine aldolase family protein → MIDLISDTVTRPTPEMRRVMAEAEVGDEQLGEDPSVNRLQEMVAELTGKEAALFLPSGTMCNLIGIKVHTQPGDRIIIERTAHPVTSEAGGPGLVCGVLTYLVDGVRGVFEPEQVEAAADPGDGVHTPPTTLVCIENTHNRGGGKIWPLETLEAVCEVAHRLGLKVHMDGARLLNAVVATGIPAAVWCRKVDTVWIDLSKGLGCPVGAVLAGDRETIRLARRYKQMFGGAMRQAGILAAAGIYALEHHVDRLAEDHANARLLAEGLAETPGIGLDPTEVETNLVYFDVRDTGMTARAFTQALLSEGVRMGAVGTYRVRAVTHLDVTRHDIERAIAAVRRVVLARR, encoded by the coding sequence ATGATCGATCTCATCAGCGATACCGTCACGCGTCCCACTCCCGAAATGCGGCGGGTCATGGCGGAAGCGGAAGTCGGCGACGAGCAACTCGGCGAAGACCCATCGGTCAACCGTCTCCAGGAGATGGTCGCTGAACTGACCGGTAAGGAGGCCGCGCTGTTCTTGCCCTCCGGCACGATGTGCAACTTGATCGGCATCAAGGTGCATACGCAGCCAGGTGATCGGATCATCATCGAGCGAACGGCACATCCGGTGACCTCGGAGGCTGGCGGGCCGGGGCTCGTCTGTGGTGTCCTCACCTATCTCGTCGACGGGGTGCGTGGTGTCTTCGAGCCGGAGCAGGTCGAGGCGGCTGCTGACCCAGGCGATGGTGTCCATACGCCGCCGACGACGCTCGTTTGCATCGAGAACACGCACAATCGTGGCGGCGGAAAGATCTGGCCCCTGGAGACGCTCGAGGCCGTCTGTGAGGTGGCCCACCGGCTCGGGCTCAAGGTTCATATGGACGGGGCGCGTCTCTTGAACGCGGTAGTCGCTACCGGCATACCGGCTGCGGTCTGGTGTCGCAAAGTGGACACGGTCTGGATCGACCTCTCGAAAGGGTTAGGTTGCCCGGTTGGCGCCGTGCTGGCTGGTGACCGGGAAACCATCCGGCTTGCGCGCCGGTACAAGCAGATGTTCGGTGGCGCGATGCGGCAGGCGGGCATCCTCGCTGCGGCTGGCATCTACGCGCTGGAGCATCATGTCGACCGGCTGGCTGAGGACCATGCCAATGCGCGTCTCCTCGCCGAGGGACTCGCCGAGACACCCGGTATCGGTCTCGACCCCACCGAGGTCGAGACGAACCTGGTCTACTTCGACGTGCGGGATACCGGGATGACCGCACGCGCGTTCACCCAGGCGCTTCTTTCTGAAGGAGTCCGGATGGGTGCAGTCGGCACGTATCGCGTCCGGGCGGTGACGCATCTCGACGTGACGCGACACGATATCGAACGGGCGATCGCTGCCGTCCGGCGGGTCGTCCTCGCTCGGCGGTAA
- a CDS encoding zinc-binding dehydrogenase, with translation MRAARLHGYDTTLAGPEHLVLEDVPDPEIHEPDDVIVRIEGADVCRTDLRIVEGQFRIGYGGRLDVSTIELVDQEKAIVGNLVGTYAELVELMELVADGRIKLTVSYYPLAQIDQAFRDLRDGRIEGRAVIVP, from the coding sequence ATGCGCGCTGCGCGCTTGCACGGATACGACACGACGCTGGCAGGTCCGGAGCATCTGGTACTGGAGGACGTACCGGATCCCGAGATCCACGAACCCGACGATGTGATCGTCCGGATCGAGGGTGCTGATGTCTGCCGGACCGACCTCCGGATCGTCGAGGGGCAGTTCCGCATCGGCTATGGCGGACGACTGGACGTGTCGACGATCGAGCTAGTCGACCAGGAGAAGGCGATCGTCGGGAACCTGGTCGGGACGTACGCGGAACTGGTGGAACTCATGGAACTCGTTGCCGATGGCCGGATCAAGCTGACGGTGTCCTACTATCCGCTCGCGCAGATCGATCAGGCATTCCGTGATCTGCGCGATGGTCGCATCGAGGGGCGAGCGGTCATCGTGCCGTGA
- a CDS encoding HAD family hydrolase, whose protein sequence is MQSERQAGILFDLDGVLIDSEHAHYEATRLAFSERQLPELSAELYQALMLGRPDREAIAAGLAALAIPLHELEPLLEAKARFYRELVRAGAVELLEDGLATLEAALRHGYPVAVVTGALADEAEWALRAAGVRERVPVLVSAEDVTRGKPDPEPYLLGCTRLGTAPQQSIAIEDSPAGVTAGRAAGLRVLAVARRPFPELARADRVVHRLGWDAVAALLAQDD, encoded by the coding sequence GTGCAGAGCGAACGGCAAGCTGGAATTCTCTTCGACCTGGACGGGGTTCTCATCGATAGCGAGCACGCGCACTACGAAGCGACCCGCCTGGCATTCAGCGAGCGCCAGTTGCCCGAGCTGTCCGCAGAGTTGTACCAGGCGCTCATGCTCGGGCGCCCCGACCGCGAAGCGATCGCCGCTGGCCTGGCTGCACTGGCGATCCCCCTCCACGAGCTCGAGCCGCTGCTCGAGGCCAAAGCCCGGTTTTACCGTGAACTCGTGCGCGCCGGTGCAGTCGAGCTTCTCGAGGACGGACTGGCCACGCTCGAGGCAGCGCTCCGCCACGGGTACCCGGTCGCGGTCGTCACCGGTGCGCTGGCCGACGAAGCGGAGTGGGCGCTCCGGGCAGCTGGCGTACGCGAGCGCGTCCCAGTGCTCGTGAGCGCAGAGGACGTCACCCGCGGCAAGCCCGATCCCGAGCCGTATCTCCTCGGCTGCACGCGCCTGGGGACAGCGCCGCAGCAGAGCATCGCGATCGAGGACTCACCAGCTGGGGTCACGGCAGGTCGAGCAGCTGGACTCCGTGTCCTGGCTGTCGCCCGCCGTCCTTTCCCAGAACTCGCCCGAGCCGACCGCGTCGTGCACCGGCTCGGCTGGGATGCGGTCGCTGCGCTGCTCGCTCAGGACGACTGA